Proteins encoded together in one Mycobacterium simiae window:
- a CDS encoding AMP-binding protein has translation MPGPAAFGVDRFTVPAVLDQRAAQHPDRVMMSIGGIDVTFEQMRQRSCAAAYMLASMGVGRGDGVALFTATCPEWVYFWLGAARIGAVSAAVNAANKGDFLLHTLRLARPKVIVTDTGLLTRVVEVAARLDSATQIVVRDDSLREALERDALERDAGRPEADDPAPDEVGALFYTSGTTGPSKAVATTWNYLFSVAATVAAAWQLRPGEALWTAMPLFHLSAAPSVLVPMLLGTTTVLAQSFRPGAVWDDVRAHGAVGFAGAGAMVSMLQNLPPDPRDAQLPLRFISAAPIDASSYPVIEKRYGCRIVTMYGMTEAFPIAVQGVSDNGVPGASGRPNPNFDVRIVDDDGNPLPAGRVGEIACRPRHPQVMSEGYVGEDGRVQPHPEWFRTRDLGRLDADQNLTYLDRIKDSLRRRGENVSSVEVERTVLGHPAVAEAAAIGVPSELGEDDILLVVAARPGAALDCIELLDFCAARMPYFCVPRYVERVNELPKNILGRVRKDLLRAKGLTDEVWDRETHGYSVRR, from the coding sequence ATGCCGGGGCCCGCCGCCTTCGGCGTCGATCGATTCACCGTTCCGGCCGTCCTGGACCAGCGGGCGGCTCAACATCCGGACCGGGTGATGATGTCGATCGGCGGAATCGACGTGACCTTCGAGCAGATGCGCCAGCGCAGCTGCGCGGCGGCGTACATGCTCGCGTCGATGGGGGTGGGGCGCGGTGACGGCGTGGCACTGTTCACCGCCACCTGTCCGGAATGGGTTTACTTCTGGCTGGGCGCGGCCCGCATTGGCGCCGTCAGCGCGGCGGTCAATGCCGCCAACAAGGGAGACTTCCTGCTGCACACGTTGCGGCTCGCCCGTCCCAAGGTCATCGTGACCGACACCGGACTGCTGACCCGCGTGGTCGAGGTCGCGGCGCGGCTCGACTCCGCGACCCAGATCGTGGTGCGCGACGATTCGTTGCGCGAGGCCCTCGAGCGCGACGCCCTCGAGCGCGACGCCGGCCGGCCCGAGGCCGACGACCCCGCCCCCGACGAGGTGGGCGCGCTGTTCTACACCTCGGGCACCACCGGTCCCTCGAAAGCCGTTGCAACAACCTGGAATTACCTGTTCTCGGTGGCCGCGACGGTCGCTGCGGCGTGGCAGCTGCGGCCCGGCGAGGCGCTATGGACGGCGATGCCGCTGTTCCACCTCAGCGCGGCCCCCAGCGTGCTGGTCCCGATGCTGCTCGGCACAACCACGGTGCTGGCGCAGTCTTTTCGTCCCGGCGCGGTGTGGGACGACGTCCGCGCCCACGGGGCCGTCGGGTTCGCTGGCGCCGGCGCGATGGTGTCGATGCTGCAGAACCTGCCCCCCGACCCGCGGGATGCGCAATTGCCGCTGCGATTCATCTCCGCCGCACCGATCGACGCGAGCTCCTATCCCGTCATCGAAAAGCGCTACGGCTGTCGCATCGTCACGATGTATGGCATGACGGAGGCGTTCCCGATTGCGGTGCAGGGCGTTTCCGACAACGGCGTTCCCGGGGCATCGGGACGACCGAATCCCAACTTCGACGTGCGCATCGTCGACGACGACGGCAATCCGTTGCCCGCAGGCCGGGTGGGCGAGATCGCCTGCCGACCCAGGCACCCTCAGGTGATGAGCGAGGGGTATGTGGGTGAGGACGGGCGCGTGCAGCCGCACCCGGAATGGTTTCGCACCCGTGATCTCGGCCGTCTCGACGCCGACCAAAACCTGACCTATCTGGACCGAATCAAGGATTCGTTGCGCCGGCGCGGGGAGAACGTCTCCTCGGTCGAGGTAGAACGCACCGTGCTGGGCCACCCCGCCGTTGCCGAGGCCGCCGCGATCGGAGTGCCCAGCGAGCTCGGCGAAGACGATATTCTGCTGGTTGTCGCGGCACGCCCGGGCGCGGCCCTGGATTGCATCGAGTTGCTGGATTTCTGCGCCGCCCGCATGCCGTATTTCTGCGTGCCCCGATACGTCGAGAGGGTCAACGAACTTCCGAAGAATATTCTCGGACGGGTACGTAAAGACTTGTTGCGGGCCAAGGGGTTAACTGATGAAGTCTGGGATCGGGAAACTCATGGCTACTCGGTCAGGAGATAG
- a CDS encoding nuclear transport factor 2 family protein, whose product MTLTYQQEQFLNAATGRDAILNLNARHNRAYSDGDRDRWIATFRHSGANFVRDGEEFTDLRLGFDGGDGQRLVTVDHEIAIDGVNAVQRCVAVLFASSYGDVSLRATGTYRDELVYERGGWYFASRNLTWDAVPSRHPLVM is encoded by the coding sequence ATGACACTGACCTACCAACAAGAACAGTTCCTCAACGCCGCGACCGGCCGCGACGCGATCCTGAATCTGAACGCTCGGCACAATCGCGCTTACTCCGACGGTGACCGGGACCGCTGGATTGCCACTTTCCGCCATTCCGGCGCCAACTTCGTCCGGGACGGCGAAGAGTTCACCGATCTCCGGTTGGGTTTCGACGGCGGCGACGGGCAACGCCTGGTGACCGTCGACCACGAGATCGCCATCGACGGCGTCAACGCGGTACAGCGCTGTGTCGCAGTGCTTTTCGCCTCGTCATACGGCGATGTGTCGCTGCGAGCAACTGGTACCTACCGCGACGAACTGGTCTATGAGCGGGGCGGCTGGTACTTCGCCTCCCGCAATCTCACCTGGGATGCGGTGCCCAGCCGGCACCCACTCGTCATGTGA
- a CDS encoding FAS1-like dehydratase domain-containing protein produces MVGVASEPRAAATPVSGARIQLFASMIHDGNRSYWDAEFARRQWGGLLAPPALLMGWLIPPPWAPGGRPPAPSLILRVPLPGTTFINAANDVEFLEPIIEGDVLNVVEELVSVSPEKQTRLGVGHFIETLQTYRRQDGAIVARSRNTLFRFTPGAPQ; encoded by the coding sequence ATGGTCGGCGTGGCCAGCGAACCGCGCGCGGCGGCAACGCCGGTCAGCGGTGCGCGGATCCAGCTGTTCGCCTCGATGATTCACGACGGCAATCGCTCCTACTGGGACGCGGAGTTCGCGCGCCGGCAGTGGGGCGGCCTGCTGGCGCCGCCGGCGCTGTTGATGGGATGGCTGATACCGCCGCCGTGGGCTCCCGGCGGTCGGCCGCCTGCCCCGTCGCTGATCCTGCGAGTGCCATTGCCGGGCACCACATTCATCAACGCCGCCAACGACGTGGAGTTCTTGGAACCCATCATCGAAGGCGACGTGCTTAACGTCGTCGAGGAATTGGTCTCGGTGTCACCGGAAAAGCAAACGCGGCTGGGTGTCGGCCATTTCATTGAGACACTACAGACCTACCGCCGCCAGGACGGGGCCATCGTCGCCCGATCGCGTAATACGTTGTTCCGATTCACCCCCGGAGCGCCGCAATGA
- a CDS encoding cytochrome P450, with the protein MTAAAVDLSDFALWRNGFPDDVFAELRSARPLFRHELTPGVAETVHRDFWVATKHRHAVRLHRDTESFTAADGPLIGPVAMFSASPTIITLDPPELNKRRKLISNAFNPRAIAKLEDGIRARAARMIDDLLARGGGDWINDVADALPMTVIGDIIGIPDQDRPRIFDIFDRILKAAPESRPGDRVELDLFASVFGYAMELTAEKRRNPTDDIWSTLATAEITGDDGQQFRLPANELEFFFFVLAFAGSDTTKNALAIGLQAFVANPEQMQRYREQEALRPSAVEEVLRWASPVAYWTRTAKVDVQMDGQHIKPGERVVSMLRSANRDEEVFDSPFTFDIGRQPNPHVAFGGGGPHHCLGAMLARAELRAVLDELLLRCDRIEIGPAKVSHPNLTTNMSIYDEMAISVTQRR; encoded by the coding sequence ATGACCGCAGCTGCAGTGGATCTCTCCGATTTCGCCCTGTGGCGGAACGGTTTTCCCGACGACGTGTTCGCCGAATTGCGGTCGGCCAGGCCGCTTTTCCGGCATGAGCTGACCCCCGGGGTGGCCGAGACAGTGCACCGGGATTTCTGGGTGGCGACCAAACACCGGCACGCCGTACGGCTGCACCGCGACACCGAGTCGTTCACCGCGGCCGACGGCCCCCTCATCGGGCCGGTCGCCATGTTCTCGGCGTCCCCGACGATCATCACGTTGGACCCGCCGGAGCTCAACAAGCGCCGCAAGTTGATCTCGAACGCCTTCAATCCGCGGGCGATCGCCAAGCTGGAAGACGGCATCCGGGCGCGGGCGGCCCGAATGATCGACGACCTGCTGGCCCGGGGTGGCGGTGACTGGATCAACGACGTCGCCGACGCGTTGCCGATGACGGTCATCGGCGACATCATCGGCATCCCGGACCAGGACCGGCCGCGAATATTCGACATCTTCGACCGCATCCTGAAGGCGGCGCCCGAGTCGCGCCCGGGCGACCGAGTGGAGCTCGACTTGTTTGCCTCGGTTTTCGGCTACGCGATGGAGCTCACCGCCGAGAAGCGGCGCAATCCCACCGATGACATCTGGAGCACTCTGGCCACCGCGGAGATCACCGGCGACGACGGCCAGCAGTTCCGGCTGCCCGCCAATGAACTCGAGTTCTTTTTCTTCGTATTGGCCTTCGCCGGCAGCGACACCACCAAGAACGCGTTGGCGATCGGGCTGCAGGCATTTGTCGCCAATCCCGAACAGATGCAACGGTATCGCGAGCAGGAAGCGCTGCGGCCCAGCGCGGTCGAAGAGGTATTGCGGTGGGCATCGCCGGTCGCGTACTGGACGCGCACCGCCAAGGTTGACGTACAGATGGACGGCCAGCACATCAAACCCGGCGAGCGGGTGGTGTCGATGCTGCGTTCGGCCAACCGCGATGAGGAGGTCTTTGACTCGCCGTTCACCTTTGACATTGGGCGACAACCCAATCCGCACGTCGCCTTCGGCGGCGGCGGGCCACACCACTGCTTGGGCGCGATGCTGGCCCGCGCGGAATTGCGCGCAGTGCTGGACGAGTTGTTGTTGCGCTGCGACCGCATCGAGATCGGGCCCGCCAAGGTGTCACATCCGAACCTGACCACCAACATGTCGATTTACGACGAAATGGCGATCTCGGTGACGCAGCGCCGCTGA
- a CDS encoding CaiB/BaiF CoA-transferase family protein yields the protein MQLTQGSDDRATPLCELRVVEISNRIAGSYAGKLLTDAGAQVRKIEPPQGDWLRRYTATCSPVADGVTSPFYSYLNAGKRSMTFAPGSARFRAELAGAEVIIVTAGPAGAAELGIDPVQLLADAPRTIVVTISDFGWTGPHADRAASEFTLQAWAGSPGFRGDPAGPPIAIGGDLGEYMGGAFAAFAALAIRRRVENGGAGEHLDLSMLEALTLMQSSEWLHSQLLGVPPVSRTTEVPSIEPAKDGYVGITMVTGQQWLDFLAMVECPELEEIEQLRFQIGRWAYRDLIREHIRPWLAQRTVAEIVELGQLFRLPIAALGNGATIRATEYAVQRGVFLPNPAGFHQPRAPWLMSVCAPAPIGGTAAPGVDNDEPAWCATETTESRAPRARPLAGLRIVDLTAFWAGPAATHLLAAFGADVIKVESIQRPDGIRYSGGMRKDVDDWWEYGWVFHAMNTNKRSITLDLGSDEGRRLFTRLVAGADVVIENFSPRVMEQFGLTADVLLELNPKLVVARMPAFGLDGPWRERVGFAPTMEQLAGLAWVTGVADAPPVTPRGACDPLAGVHAAFAVLAALSFAERTGTGQQVELPMLETVLNATAIQAIEAEVFGKTLSRRGNRGHGGVLQNLYRCAGAPATDDWIAVTVRDDDQWRALVEVMQRPAWCAEDLATFEGRRARADDIDARLQQWFAAQPLASTVERLAAAGVPAAPVVSPSLVTENPQLRARGFFEEMQHSSVGSALYPCPPFAPLSGQDRWLLRPPPLLGQHNAEVLRERCAVTDEELSALAASGVIGTRPKGL from the coding sequence ATGCAGTTGACCCAAGGATCCGATGACCGTGCCACGCCGCTGTGCGAATTGCGCGTCGTCGAGATCAGCAATCGGATCGCCGGCAGCTATGCCGGCAAGTTGCTGACTGATGCCGGAGCACAGGTCCGCAAAATCGAGCCACCGCAAGGAGATTGGTTGCGGCGGTACACCGCGACCTGTTCCCCGGTGGCTGACGGAGTGACGTCCCCGTTTTACAGCTACCTCAACGCCGGCAAGCGCAGCATGACCTTCGCGCCCGGTTCGGCGCGATTTCGTGCCGAGCTGGCCGGTGCCGAGGTGATCATTGTCACCGCCGGTCCGGCGGGTGCCGCCGAGCTGGGCATCGATCCGGTGCAGCTGCTGGCCGACGCGCCGCGGACGATCGTCGTCACCATCTCCGATTTCGGCTGGACCGGACCCCATGCCGACCGTGCCGCGAGCGAATTCACCCTGCAGGCCTGGGCGGGCTCGCCCGGCTTCCGCGGTGATCCCGCCGGACCCCCGATCGCGATCGGCGGTGACCTGGGGGAGTACATGGGCGGCGCATTCGCCGCATTCGCCGCGCTGGCCATTCGCCGACGCGTCGAGAACGGCGGTGCTGGCGAGCATCTCGACCTGTCGATGCTCGAGGCGCTGACGTTGATGCAGAGCAGCGAATGGCTACATTCGCAGTTGTTGGGGGTACCCCCGGTCAGCCGCACCACCGAGGTCCCGTCGATCGAGCCGGCCAAGGACGGCTACGTGGGGATCACCATGGTCACCGGGCAGCAATGGCTCGATTTCCTGGCGATGGTCGAGTGCCCGGAACTGGAAGAGATTGAGCAACTACGTTTTCAGATCGGGCGTTGGGCCTACCGCGATCTGATCCGCGAGCACATCCGACCGTGGCTGGCGCAGCGGACCGTCGCGGAGATCGTCGAGCTCGGCCAGCTATTCCGGCTGCCGATCGCCGCGCTGGGCAACGGCGCCACGATCCGTGCGACGGAGTACGCCGTCCAACGCGGAGTCTTCCTACCGAACCCGGCCGGCTTTCATCAGCCCCGCGCGCCGTGGCTGATGTCGGTATGCGCCCCCGCGCCGATCGGCGGCACCGCCGCTCCCGGCGTGGACAATGACGAACCCGCCTGGTGCGCAACTGAAACCACAGAGTCTCGGGCGCCCCGAGCGCGTCCGTTGGCCGGCCTGCGGATCGTCGACCTGACCGCCTTTTGGGCCGGACCGGCGGCGACCCACCTGCTGGCGGCATTCGGCGCCGACGTCATCAAGGTGGAGTCGATCCAGCGGCCCGACGGCATCCGCTATTCGGGCGGGATGCGCAAGGACGTGGACGACTGGTGGGAGTACGGCTGGGTATTCCACGCCATGAACACCAACAAACGGTCGATCACTTTGGATTTGGGCTCCGACGAAGGCCGCCGGTTGTTCACGCGATTGGTGGCCGGTGCCGACGTGGTGATCGAGAACTTCTCGCCGCGAGTGATGGAGCAGTTCGGCCTGACGGCGGACGTGCTGCTCGAACTCAACCCCAAATTGGTGGTCGCGCGGATGCCCGCGTTCGGATTGGACGGCCCGTGGCGCGAACGAGTCGGTTTTGCTCCCACCATGGAGCAGCTTGCCGGCCTGGCCTGGGTGACCGGAGTTGCAGACGCACCGCCGGTGACGCCGCGCGGTGCCTGCGACCCGCTGGCCGGCGTGCACGCTGCTTTCGCCGTGCTGGCCGCGCTGAGCTTTGCCGAACGCACCGGGACGGGTCAGCAGGTCGAGCTGCCGATGCTGGAAACGGTGTTGAATGCCACTGCAATTCAGGCCATCGAGGCCGAGGTGTTCGGGAAGACGTTGAGCCGCCGCGGCAATCGAGGCCACGGTGGGGTGCTGCAAAACCTGTACCGGTGTGCCGGCGCACCAGCGACCGATGATTGGATCGCGGTCACGGTGCGTGACGACGACCAGTGGCGCGCCCTGGTCGAGGTGATGCAACGGCCCGCGTGGTGTGCCGAGGACTTGGCCACCTTCGAAGGCCGGCGCGCCCGCGCCGACGACATCGACGCGCGACTGCAGCAGTGGTTTGCCGCGCAGCCCCTGGCATCGACGGTGGAGCGGCTGGCCGCCGCCGGTGTTCCCGCCGCGCCCGTCGTCTCGCCCTCGCTGGTGACCGAAAATCCTCAGCTGCGCGCGCGGGGGTTCTTCGAAGAGATGCAGCATTCGAGCGTCGGGTCGGCCCTGTATCCGTGCCCGCCGTTCGCCCCGTTGTCCGGGCAAGATCGGTGGTTATTACGGCCACCGCCGCTGCTGGGTCAGCACAATGCAGAAGTGCTGCGCGAGCGGTGTGCAGTGACCGACGAAGAACTTTCGGCCCTCGCCGCCAGCGGGGTGATCGGAACCCGTCCCAAAGGCCTATAG
- a CDS encoding SDR family oxidoreductase, whose product MRTALVTGGSGGIGKGCGRTLVERGYNVVLAARREAPLRAAAAEIGAAHLVADASDPDGFAAAISPLETIDLVVHAAGALGGTYARKQTFAQWQTIISANLDSCFVVTAAALPRMRAGSRLVFISSSAAHEPMPARTAYSASKAGMNAFARALALEVDRDGIAVHIVTPGPVETEMLHDVPFEMYAIQVSDGAETVAWLDTVDPSVDLPEVRLSAVQRGPYARPPVVPTEARRRRQRTL is encoded by the coding sequence ATGCGAACCGCGTTGGTCACCGGGGGCAGCGGCGGCATTGGCAAAGGGTGCGGCCGCACGCTGGTCGAGCGGGGCTACAACGTCGTGCTGGCGGCACGGCGTGAGGCGCCGCTGCGCGCGGCGGCCGCGGAGATCGGGGCCGCTCATCTGGTGGCCGACGCGTCGGATCCGGATGGATTTGCCGCTGCGATAAGCCCTTTGGAGACCATCGACCTGGTCGTCCACGCCGCCGGTGCGCTGGGCGGAACCTATGCGCGCAAGCAGACTTTTGCCCAGTGGCAGACCATTATCTCGGCCAACCTGGATTCCTGCTTCGTGGTGACCGCAGCCGCGCTGCCCCGGATGCGCGCCGGCTCGCGCCTGGTGTTCATCTCGTCGTCGGCGGCGCACGAACCGATGCCTGCCCGCACGGCCTATTCGGCGTCGAAGGCCGGCATGAACGCCTTCGCGCGGGCCTTGGCGCTCGAGGTCGATCGGGATGGCATCGCCGTCCACATCGTCACGCCGGGTCCGGTGGAAACCGAGATGTTGCACGATGTCCCATTCGAGATGTACGCGATCCAGGTGTCCGACGGCGCCGAGACGGTCGCGTGGCTGGACACCGTCGATCCATCCGTCGACCTGCCGGAAGTCCGACTCTCCGCGGTGCAGCGGGGACCCTACGCCCGGCCGCCGGTGGTTCCTACCGAGGCGCGTCGACGGCGCCAGAGAACGCTTTGA
- a CDS encoding MaoC/PaaZ C-terminal domain-containing protein — translation MTAADLCWNDITIPVDLPEVIDEISYQRVVENAGATWDYFPGHFDPKYAEEQGNPTIYVNTMHLAGFADRVATDWAGPRSRVVRRSLRLASSIYAGDTMIGRGRAVAKRRDTSVDPPRCLVDIEIHVINQHGALCCPVELTLQLPGG, via the coding sequence ATGACGGCTGCGGACCTGTGTTGGAACGACATCACCATCCCGGTCGACCTGCCGGAAGTGATCGACGAGATCAGTTATCAGCGGGTGGTGGAGAACGCCGGGGCGACATGGGACTATTTTCCCGGTCATTTCGATCCGAAATACGCTGAAGAGCAGGGCAACCCAACAATTTACGTCAACACGATGCATCTTGCCGGGTTCGCCGACCGGGTCGCTACCGACTGGGCCGGACCGCGCAGCCGGGTGGTGCGCCGCTCGCTGCGGCTCGCGAGCTCCATCTATGCCGGCGACACAATGATCGGCCGGGGCCGAGCGGTGGCCAAGCGCCGTGACACCTCCGTCGATCCACCGCGCTGCCTGGTCGACATCGAGATTCATGTGATCAACCAGCATGGCGCGCTCTGCTGTCCGGTCGAACTCACGTTGCAGCTGCCCGGTGGATGA
- a CDS encoding FadR/GntR family transcriptional regulator, with protein MTALGIGPDARRRLSAPRIAEIVADELRRQIIDGELADGDLLPRQEVLVEQFNVSLVSLREALRILETEGLVSVRRGNRGGAVVHAPAKTSAAYMLGLLLQSESVEVADLGMALQELEPACAALAAQRPDRADTLVPELKQVNEAMAEHLDDGRLFTEIGRQFHDLIVQGCGNHTIIAVVGSLETLWTSHERQWADESAARGTYPSLTQRRAVLNTHIKLTEMIAEGDVDRARRIAGRHLADTQTYVLSGHPQQRIYALSPQSLSRAGTRPPGIRQS; from the coding sequence ATGACCGCCCTGGGAATTGGTCCCGACGCCCGCCGCCGTTTGTCGGCGCCGAGGATCGCCGAAATCGTAGCCGACGAACTACGCCGCCAGATCATCGACGGCGAACTCGCCGATGGCGACCTGCTGCCGCGCCAGGAAGTGCTGGTCGAACAGTTCAATGTCAGCCTGGTCTCGCTGCGTGAAGCGCTGCGCATCCTGGAGACCGAGGGGCTGGTTTCGGTGCGGCGGGGTAACCGCGGCGGCGCCGTCGTGCATGCGCCGGCGAAGACCAGCGCGGCCTACATGCTCGGCCTGCTACTGCAAAGCGAATCCGTCGAGGTCGCCGACCTGGGGATGGCGCTGCAGGAACTCGAGCCCGCCTGCGCGGCGCTGGCAGCGCAACGCCCTGACCGAGCGGATACCCTGGTGCCCGAACTCAAGCAGGTCAACGAGGCCATGGCCGAACATCTTGACGACGGCCGGTTGTTCACCGAGATCGGTCGCCAGTTCCACGATCTCATCGTCCAGGGTTGCGGCAACCACACCATCATCGCGGTGGTCGGCAGCCTGGAGACGTTGTGGACCAGCCATGAACGCCAATGGGCCGACGAGAGCGCGGCGCGGGGCACCTATCCTTCGCTCACCCAACGGCGGGCGGTACTCAACACTCATATCAAGCTCACTGAGATGATCGCCGAGGGGGACGTCGATCGCGCCCGCCGCATTGCGGGCCGTCATCTGGCCGACACCCAAACCTATGTCTTGTCCGGCCATCCCCAGCAACGGATCTATGCGCTGTCGCCCCAATCTCTTTCACGTGCGGGAACACGCCCCCCGGGCATCCGGCAGTCCTGA
- a CDS encoding ferredoxin — MRVIVDETLCEANGFCESLAPEVFELGDEDVVQIADGPVPPRLEIDVRAAVDQCPKAALRLQD; from the coding sequence ATGCGTGTCATCGTCGACGAAACCCTGTGTGAGGCCAACGGGTTTTGTGAATCGCTGGCCCCGGAGGTGTTCGAGCTGGGCGATGAGGACGTCGTGCAGATCGCGGACGGACCGGTACCGCCACGCCTGGAGATCGACGTTCGAGCCGCGGTGGATCAGTGTCCGAAGGCCGCATTGCGGTTGCAGGACTGA
- a CDS encoding LLM class flavin-dependent oxidoreductase has translation MVEWYLFLPQVRLSVGDITDRARHAEASGFDGIAFIDHLEAPGLPGESIWEAMSVATWVAANTERLRIGHLVLCDAFRHPAVLAKQAVTLSDASGGRFDLGLGSGSWPAEFTRFEVGPQDAVTRVQQLGRHLELIKQYWGDRTRTDGVVQLPKRTHPIPLVLGGSGPRMMELVRRHADWWNLQADLLDRLPRLAPAAGGARISVQQMIGFVRSGADPDAVREVSTRRFGALGSGLVCGDADELRKHFARLADQRVERFYVWFADFAPADSLHEFGETVIKAFSGAVDAPR, from the coding sequence ATGGTCGAGTGGTATCTCTTCCTGCCGCAGGTGCGGTTATCGGTCGGCGACATCACGGATCGGGCCCGCCATGCCGAGGCCAGTGGCTTCGACGGGATCGCGTTCATCGACCACCTCGAGGCTCCCGGGCTGCCTGGCGAAAGCATTTGGGAGGCAATGTCCGTCGCCACCTGGGTGGCGGCCAACACGGAGCGACTGCGGATCGGCCACCTCGTGCTGTGCGACGCCTTTCGGCATCCCGCCGTGCTCGCCAAACAGGCCGTCACGTTGTCGGACGCCTCGGGCGGTCGGTTCGATCTGGGGCTGGGTTCGGGGTCCTGGCCCGCCGAGTTCACCCGGTTCGAGGTTGGGCCCCAGGATGCCGTGACTCGCGTCCAGCAGCTCGGCCGGCACCTGGAGTTGATCAAGCAATACTGGGGCGACCGAACCCGCACCGACGGCGTCGTGCAATTGCCCAAGCGCACCCACCCGATACCGCTGGTTCTCGGCGGCAGTGGACCGCGGATGATGGAACTTGTTCGCCGGCATGCGGATTGGTGGAACCTACAGGCCGACCTGCTCGACCGGTTGCCCCGGCTGGCCCCGGCGGCGGGCGGCGCCCGAATCTCGGTGCAACAGATGATCGGTTTCGTGCGTTCCGGCGCCGACCCCGACGCGGTGCGCGAGGTCAGCACCCGCCGATTCGGCGCCTTGGGGTCGGGGCTAGTGTGCGGCGATGCCGACGAGCTGAGGAAACACTTCGCGCGGCTGGCGGATCAGCGGGTCGAGCGGTTCTACGTCTGGTTCGCCGACTTCGCGCCCGCGGACTCCCTGCACGAGTTTGGCGAAACGGTGATCAAAGCGTTCTCTGGCGCCGTCGACGCGCCTCGGTAG
- a CDS encoding aromatic ring-hydroxylating oxygenase subunit alpha produces MANTLSESDPSEREFGPSGIALSTYRFPTGWFIVAFAGDVQPGDVKRLHYFGEELVLFRTASGKASVLDAYCQHLGANLGVGGTVEEENIVCPWHGWRWRGDGSNALIPYSKIGCKNNVRIRSYPTTEWYGFILVWHERHGRAPYWQPPVLPELETDEYYPLHPHTQMLNRVKVHPQMIIENAADPYHVQYVHKAANPATTASFEVSGYHLHATVNAHFGGGRAKTWLTPNGPVDAKIIYDNYSLGLGVVRFPSELVATVQVTGQTPVDEDYTDYFYTQASVREPGDTGDVPTGRAARFLALQQEVIKQDFFTWENMKYLEKPNLAPEEAHDYASLRRWAHRFYPGAEPSANDFGYTSDGAPDPAAAKA; encoded by the coding sequence GTGGCGAACACGCTCTCGGAGTCGGACCCGTCGGAACGCGAGTTCGGACCGTCCGGCATTGCGCTGTCCACCTATCGGTTCCCGACCGGGTGGTTCATCGTCGCCTTCGCGGGCGACGTGCAGCCCGGCGACGTCAAGCGCCTGCACTACTTCGGTGAAGAGCTGGTGCTGTTCCGCACAGCGTCGGGCAAGGCCAGCGTGTTGGACGCATACTGCCAGCACCTCGGGGCCAACCTGGGCGTCGGCGGCACGGTCGAAGAGGAGAACATCGTCTGCCCCTGGCACGGCTGGCGGTGGCGCGGCGACGGCAGCAACGCGTTGATTCCGTACAGCAAGATCGGTTGCAAGAACAACGTTCGCATCCGCAGCTACCCGACCACCGAGTGGTATGGCTTCATATTGGTCTGGCATGAGCGGCACGGCCGCGCACCGTACTGGCAGCCGCCGGTGCTGCCCGAGCTGGAGACCGATGAGTACTACCCGCTGCACCCGCACACCCAGATGCTCAACCGGGTCAAGGTGCACCCACAGATGATCATCGAAAACGCCGCGGACCCATACCACGTGCAATACGTACACAAGGCCGCCAATCCGGCCACCACGGCATCGTTCGAGGTGTCCGGTTACCACCTGCACGCCACCGTCAACGCGCATTTCGGCGGCGGCCGGGCCAAGACGTGGTTGACGCCGAACGGGCCGGTGGACGCCAAGATCATCTACGACAACTATTCGCTGGGCCTGGGGGTGGTTCGCTTTCCCAGCGAACTGGTGGCCACCGTGCAGGTCACCGGGCAGACACCGGTCGACGAGGACTACACCGACTACTTCTATACCCAGGCCTCCGTTCGCGAGCCCGGGGATACCGGCGACGTGCCGACCGGCCGCGCCGCCCGATTTTTGGCGCTGCAGCAAGAGGTCATCAAGCAGGACTTCTTCACTTGGGAAAACATGAAGTACCTGGAGAAGCCGAACCTGGCGCCCGAAGAGGCGCACGACTACGCGTCGCTGCGGCGGTGGGCGCATCGCTTCTACCCCGGCGCCGAGCCGTCCGCGAACGACTTCGGATACACCTCCGACGGTGCGCCCGACCCCGCCGCCGCGAAAGCCTGA